A genomic window from Leptospiraceae bacterium includes:
- a CDS encoding SH3 domain-containing protein, with amino-acid sequence MKLYLFIVIILLPVCVFADVYEKKIVIADFLSIRSKPSVLSKRLNFLPYGTEVYVNSSGIKQRVDGVNDKWYKLKGEESYVFGAYLSEKKAASRKKKMYLKRKNLGCDCKKGCYFETEEYNFYNGKVLYLKTFSAENNDKTRLAYAGKYVVKNHTISILFYKVKELKKGGKTRSMKDNMVLVYKPEINSYLPDTDINDFLAPGTEVNKDMCYFMSKKEKQNRDIYNSIILGKTKKSGKSCIWKRVGYFCMK; translated from the coding sequence ATGAAGTTATATCTTTTTATAGTAATTATTCTTTTGCCTGTATGTGTTTTTGCTGACGTATATGAAAAAAAAATTGTTATAGCAGATTTTTTATCTATCCGTTCAAAACCTTCTGTATTATCGAAAAGGCTTAATTTTTTACCTTACGGTACAGAAGTGTATGTTAATTCAAGTGGCATTAAGCAGCGGGTGGATGGTGTAAATGACAAATGGTATAAGTTAAAAGGTGAAGAATCCTACGTTTTTGGTGCTTATCTTTCCGAAAAAAAAGCAGCTTCTCGGAAAAAAAAGATGTATCTTAAAAGAAAAAATTTGGGTTGTGATTGTAAGAAAGGCTGTTATTTTGAGACTGAGGAGTATAATTTTTATAATGGAAAGGTTTTATATCTAAAGACTTTTTCTGCAGAAAACAATGATAAAACCAGACTTGCTTATGCCGGTAAATATGTAGTAAAGAATCATACCATCAGTATTCTGTTTTATAAAGTAAAAGAATTAAAGAAGGGAGGCAAAACACGTTCTATGAAAGATAATATGGTTCTTGTCTATAAACCGGAGATAAATTCGTATTTACCCGATACAGATATAAATGATTTTCTTGCTCCCGGAACGGAAGTAAATAAAGATATGTGTTACTTTATGAGTAAAAAAGAGAAACAAAACAGAGACATCTACAACAGCATTATTCTTGGAAAAACCAAAAAGAGTGGAAAGTCCTGTATCTGGAAACGAGTAGGGTATTTTTGTATGAAATGA
- a CDS encoding rhodanese: MEISCKELKQKMGNNDLCLIDVRQAWETEIVRFSDSLLLTDELVEEMINKWDKEKEIIFYCHHGFRSMQAVMYFKQQGFSNAKSLHGGINAYSLEIDSSYPRY, from the coding sequence GTGGAAATTAGTTGCAAAGAGTTGAAACAAAAAATGGGAAACAATGACTTATGCCTGATTGATGTACGTCAAGCCTGGGAAACAGAAATTGTGCGTTTTTCCGATTCATTACTTCTTACAGATGAATTGGTAGAAGAAATGATTAATAAGTGGGATAAGGAAAAAGAAATTATTTTTTATTGTCATCATGGATTTCGTAGTATGCAGGCTGTTATGTATTTTAAACAGCAGGGATTTAGTAATGCAAAAAGCTTACATGGTGGAATTAATGCTTATTCCCTTGAAATTGATTCTTCTTATCCAAGATATTGA